A stretch of the Hippocampus zosterae strain Florida chromosome 16, ASM2543408v3, whole genome shotgun sequence genome encodes the following:
- the p2rx1 gene encoding P2X purinoceptor 1 isoform X4, which yields MKSQITNALSDFFFEYETPRQVLVRNRRVGVVCRLIQLGVLAYIIGWVFIYEKGYQSTDTAVSSVFTKMKGVGYTNVSGEERVWDVADYVFPPQGDSSFVVMTNYIITEGQKMGKCPELPGKHNCSSDADCEGGSFKRTGHGHMTGVCDNATKTCEVLAWCPVENDHNIPDPPLLRSAENYTLFIKNSVTFPIFGVTRSNLVEGIDATYINKCLHNTRDSPLCPIFRLGDIVKESGFNFETIAKVGGAIGIVVDWTCNFDVDVKYCKPTYNFHGLYGNPEETDKARASVGYNFRYAKHYMEGKEQKRTLLKVFGIRIDIIVQSLARKFDIIPTLTAIGSGVGIFGVATVVCDLVLLYLLPKREFYKNMKFKYTDTHGQHDSESLGLDTSSVYFTSEAKTRPGQDTARSNDHDSEAGSTETDESKTSTNIPLQK from the exons ATGAAGAGCCAAATCACCAACGCCCTCTCTGACTTTTTCTTCGAGTATGAGACCCCGCGCCAGGTGCTGGTCAGGAATAGGAGAGTAGGGGTGGTTTGTCGCCTCATCCAGCTGGGGGTCTTGGCTTACATCATCGG GTGGGTGTTCATCTACGAGAAAGGGTACCAGTCCACAGACACGGCGGTCAGCTCCGTCTTTACCAAAATGAAAGGAGTGGGCTACACCAACGTGAGCGGAGAGGAGAGAGTGTGGGATGTAGCTGACTATGTCTTCCCGCCGCAG GGAGACtcttcatttgtggtgatgactAACTACATTATCACGGAAGGTCAAAAGATGGGAAAGTGTCCGGAG CTCCCAGGCAAGCACAATTGTAGCTCTGACGCCGACTGCGAAGGAGGGAGTTTCAAACGTACGGGACATG gACATATGACTGGTGTGTGTGATAATGCAACAAAGACTTGCGAGGTTCTGGCATGGTGCCCTGTTGAGAATGACCACAACATACCAGA CCCTCCCCTCTTGAGGTCTGCAGAGAACTACACACTGTTCATCAAGAACTCTGTAACATTCCCCATATTTGGTGTGACAAG GAGTAACCTTGTCGAGGGCATTGATGCAACATATATCAACAAATGTCTTCACAATACAAGAGATTCTCCACTGTGTCCCATATTCAGACTGGGAGACATAGTCAAGGAGTCTGGCTTTAATTTTGAAACAATTGCCAAAGTG GGAGGGGCCATTGGCATCGTGGTTGACTGGACATGCAACTTTGATGTGGATGTAAAATATTGCAAACCCACATACAACTTCCATGGACTGTATGGAAACCCCGAAGAGACAGACAAAGCCAGAGCATCAGTTGGCTACAACTTTAG GTATGCAAAACATTATATGGAGGGCAAGGAACAAAAAAGAACCCTCCTAAAAGTGTTTGGCATTCGGATAGATATCATTGTGCAATCGCTG GCCAGAAAATTTGATATCATCCCAACATTAACAGCAATAGGCTCCGGAGTGGGCATTTTTGGCGTG GCTACTGTTGTCTGTGACTTGGTGCTGCTGTATTTGCTTCCCAAAAGAGAATTTTACAAGAACATGAAATTCAAATACACTGACACACACGGACAG CATGACAGCGAGTCGCTCGGTTTAGACACAAGCAGCGTCTATTTCACCAGTGAAGCCAAAACAAGACCAGGCCAAGACACTGCTCGGTCAAAT GACCATGATTCAGAAGCAGGCAGTACAGAGACAGACGAATCCAAA ACTTCCACTAATATTCCCTTGCAGAAGTGA
- the p2rx1 gene encoding P2X purinoceptor 1 isoform X1, giving the protein MKSQITNALSDFFFEYETPRQVLVRNRRVGVVCRLIQLGVLAYIIGWVFIYEKGYQSTDTAVSSVFTKMKGVGYTNVSGEERVWDVADYVFPPQGDSSFVVMTNYIITEGQKMGKCPELPGKHNCSSDADCEGGSFKRTGHGHMTGVCDNATKTCEVLAWCPVENDHNIPDPPLLRSAENYTLFIKNSVTFPIFGVTRSNLVEGIDATYINKCLHNTRDSPLCPIFRLGDIVKESGFNFETIAKVGGAIGIVVDWTCNFDVDVKYCKPTYNFHGLYGNPEETDKARASVGYNFRYAKHYMEGKEQKRTLLKVFGIRIDIIVQSLARKFDIIPTLTAIGSGVGIFGVATVVCDLVLLYLLPKREFYKNMKFKYTDTHGQHDSESLGLDTSSVYFTSEAKTRPGQDTARSNGNSCASVMQDHDSEAGSTETDESKTSTNIPLQK; this is encoded by the exons ATGAAGAGCCAAATCACCAACGCCCTCTCTGACTTTTTCTTCGAGTATGAGACCCCGCGCCAGGTGCTGGTCAGGAATAGGAGAGTAGGGGTGGTTTGTCGCCTCATCCAGCTGGGGGTCTTGGCTTACATCATCGG GTGGGTGTTCATCTACGAGAAAGGGTACCAGTCCACAGACACGGCGGTCAGCTCCGTCTTTACCAAAATGAAAGGAGTGGGCTACACCAACGTGAGCGGAGAGGAGAGAGTGTGGGATGTAGCTGACTATGTCTTCCCGCCGCAG GGAGACtcttcatttgtggtgatgactAACTACATTATCACGGAAGGTCAAAAGATGGGAAAGTGTCCGGAG CTCCCAGGCAAGCACAATTGTAGCTCTGACGCCGACTGCGAAGGAGGGAGTTTCAAACGTACGGGACATG gACATATGACTGGTGTGTGTGATAATGCAACAAAGACTTGCGAGGTTCTGGCATGGTGCCCTGTTGAGAATGACCACAACATACCAGA CCCTCCCCTCTTGAGGTCTGCAGAGAACTACACACTGTTCATCAAGAACTCTGTAACATTCCCCATATTTGGTGTGACAAG GAGTAACCTTGTCGAGGGCATTGATGCAACATATATCAACAAATGTCTTCACAATACAAGAGATTCTCCACTGTGTCCCATATTCAGACTGGGAGACATAGTCAAGGAGTCTGGCTTTAATTTTGAAACAATTGCCAAAGTG GGAGGGGCCATTGGCATCGTGGTTGACTGGACATGCAACTTTGATGTGGATGTAAAATATTGCAAACCCACATACAACTTCCATGGACTGTATGGAAACCCCGAAGAGACAGACAAAGCCAGAGCATCAGTTGGCTACAACTTTAG GTATGCAAAACATTATATGGAGGGCAAGGAACAAAAAAGAACCCTCCTAAAAGTGTTTGGCATTCGGATAGATATCATTGTGCAATCGCTG GCCAGAAAATTTGATATCATCCCAACATTAACAGCAATAGGCTCCGGAGTGGGCATTTTTGGCGTG GCTACTGTTGTCTGTGACTTGGTGCTGCTGTATTTGCTTCCCAAAAGAGAATTTTACAAGAACATGAAATTCAAATACACTGACACACACGGACAG CATGACAGCGAGTCGCTCGGTTTAGACACAAGCAGCGTCTATTTCACCAGTGAAGCCAAAACAAGACCAGGCCAAGACACTGCTCGGTCAAAT GGGAATTCCTGTGCTTCTGTGATGCAGGACCATGATTCAGAAGCAGGCAGTACAGAGACAGACGAATCCAAA ACTTCCACTAATATTCCCTTGCAGAAGTGA
- the p2rx1 gene encoding P2X purinoceptor 1 isoform X2, with protein sequence MKSQITNALSDFFFEYETPRQVLVRNRRVGVVCRLIQLGVLAYIIGWVFIYEKGYQSTDTAVSSVFTKMKGVGYTNVSGEERVWDVADYVFPPQGDSSFVVMTNYIITEGQKMGKCPELPGKHNCSSDADCEGGSFKRHMTGVCDNATKTCEVLAWCPVENDHNIPDPPLLRSAENYTLFIKNSVTFPIFGVTRSNLVEGIDATYINKCLHNTRDSPLCPIFRLGDIVKESGFNFETIAKVGGAIGIVVDWTCNFDVDVKYCKPTYNFHGLYGNPEETDKARASVGYNFRYAKHYMEGKEQKRTLLKVFGIRIDIIVQSLARKFDIIPTLTAIGSGVGIFGVATVVCDLVLLYLLPKREFYKNMKFKYTDTHGQHDSESLGLDTSSVYFTSEAKTRPGQDTARSNGNSCASVMQDHDSEAGSTETDESKTSTNIPLQK encoded by the exons ATGAAGAGCCAAATCACCAACGCCCTCTCTGACTTTTTCTTCGAGTATGAGACCCCGCGCCAGGTGCTGGTCAGGAATAGGAGAGTAGGGGTGGTTTGTCGCCTCATCCAGCTGGGGGTCTTGGCTTACATCATCGG GTGGGTGTTCATCTACGAGAAAGGGTACCAGTCCACAGACACGGCGGTCAGCTCCGTCTTTACCAAAATGAAAGGAGTGGGCTACACCAACGTGAGCGGAGAGGAGAGAGTGTGGGATGTAGCTGACTATGTCTTCCCGCCGCAG GGAGACtcttcatttgtggtgatgactAACTACATTATCACGGAAGGTCAAAAGATGGGAAAGTGTCCGGAG CTCCCAGGCAAGCACAATTGTAGCTCTGACGCCGACTGCGAAGGAGGGAGTTTCAAAC gACATATGACTGGTGTGTGTGATAATGCAACAAAGACTTGCGAGGTTCTGGCATGGTGCCCTGTTGAGAATGACCACAACATACCAGA CCCTCCCCTCTTGAGGTCTGCAGAGAACTACACACTGTTCATCAAGAACTCTGTAACATTCCCCATATTTGGTGTGACAAG GAGTAACCTTGTCGAGGGCATTGATGCAACATATATCAACAAATGTCTTCACAATACAAGAGATTCTCCACTGTGTCCCATATTCAGACTGGGAGACATAGTCAAGGAGTCTGGCTTTAATTTTGAAACAATTGCCAAAGTG GGAGGGGCCATTGGCATCGTGGTTGACTGGACATGCAACTTTGATGTGGATGTAAAATATTGCAAACCCACATACAACTTCCATGGACTGTATGGAAACCCCGAAGAGACAGACAAAGCCAGAGCATCAGTTGGCTACAACTTTAG GTATGCAAAACATTATATGGAGGGCAAGGAACAAAAAAGAACCCTCCTAAAAGTGTTTGGCATTCGGATAGATATCATTGTGCAATCGCTG GCCAGAAAATTTGATATCATCCCAACATTAACAGCAATAGGCTCCGGAGTGGGCATTTTTGGCGTG GCTACTGTTGTCTGTGACTTGGTGCTGCTGTATTTGCTTCCCAAAAGAGAATTTTACAAGAACATGAAATTCAAATACACTGACACACACGGACAG CATGACAGCGAGTCGCTCGGTTTAGACACAAGCAGCGTCTATTTCACCAGTGAAGCCAAAACAAGACCAGGCCAAGACACTGCTCGGTCAAAT GGGAATTCCTGTGCTTCTGTGATGCAGGACCATGATTCAGAAGCAGGCAGTACAGAGACAGACGAATCCAAA ACTTCCACTAATATTCCCTTGCAGAAGTGA
- the p2rx1 gene encoding P2X purinoceptor 1 isoform X7: protein MKSQITNALSDFFFEYETPRQVLVRNRRVGVVCRLIQLGVLAYIIGWVFIYEKGYQSTDTAVSSVFTKMKGVGYTNVSGEERVWDVADYVFPPQGDSSFVVMTNYIITEGQKMGKCPELPGKHNCSSDADCEGGSFKRTGHGHMTGVCDNATKTCEVLAWCPVENDHNIPDPPLLRSAENYTLFIKNSVTFPIFGVTRSNLVEGIDATYINKCLHNTRDSPLCPIFRLGDIVKESGFNFETIAKVGGAIGIVVDWTCNFDVDVKYCKPTYNFHGLYGNPEETDKARASVGYNFRYAKHYMEGKEQKRTLLKVFGIRIDIIVQSLARKFDIIPTLTAIGSGVGIFGVATVVCDLVLLYLLPKREFYKNMKFKYTDTHGQDHDSEAGSTETDESKK, encoded by the exons ATGAAGAGCCAAATCACCAACGCCCTCTCTGACTTTTTCTTCGAGTATGAGACCCCGCGCCAGGTGCTGGTCAGGAATAGGAGAGTAGGGGTGGTTTGTCGCCTCATCCAGCTGGGGGTCTTGGCTTACATCATCGG GTGGGTGTTCATCTACGAGAAAGGGTACCAGTCCACAGACACGGCGGTCAGCTCCGTCTTTACCAAAATGAAAGGAGTGGGCTACACCAACGTGAGCGGAGAGGAGAGAGTGTGGGATGTAGCTGACTATGTCTTCCCGCCGCAG GGAGACtcttcatttgtggtgatgactAACTACATTATCACGGAAGGTCAAAAGATGGGAAAGTGTCCGGAG CTCCCAGGCAAGCACAATTGTAGCTCTGACGCCGACTGCGAAGGAGGGAGTTTCAAACGTACGGGACATG gACATATGACTGGTGTGTGTGATAATGCAACAAAGACTTGCGAGGTTCTGGCATGGTGCCCTGTTGAGAATGACCACAACATACCAGA CCCTCCCCTCTTGAGGTCTGCAGAGAACTACACACTGTTCATCAAGAACTCTGTAACATTCCCCATATTTGGTGTGACAAG GAGTAACCTTGTCGAGGGCATTGATGCAACATATATCAACAAATGTCTTCACAATACAAGAGATTCTCCACTGTGTCCCATATTCAGACTGGGAGACATAGTCAAGGAGTCTGGCTTTAATTTTGAAACAATTGCCAAAGTG GGAGGGGCCATTGGCATCGTGGTTGACTGGACATGCAACTTTGATGTGGATGTAAAATATTGCAAACCCACATACAACTTCCATGGACTGTATGGAAACCCCGAAGAGACAGACAAAGCCAGAGCATCAGTTGGCTACAACTTTAG GTATGCAAAACATTATATGGAGGGCAAGGAACAAAAAAGAACCCTCCTAAAAGTGTTTGGCATTCGGATAGATATCATTGTGCAATCGCTG GCCAGAAAATTTGATATCATCCCAACATTAACAGCAATAGGCTCCGGAGTGGGCATTTTTGGCGTG GCTACTGTTGTCTGTGACTTGGTGCTGCTGTATTTGCTTCCCAAAAGAGAATTTTACAAGAACATGAAATTCAAATACACTGACACACACGGACAG GACCATGATTCAGAAGCAGGCAGTACAGAGACAGACGAATCCAAA AAGTGA
- the p2rx1 gene encoding P2X purinoceptor 1 isoform X5, producing MKSQITNALSDFFFEYETPRQVLVRNRRVGVVCRLIQLGVLAYIIGWVFIYEKGYQSTDTAVSSVFTKMKGVGYTNVSGEERVWDVADYVFPPQGDSSFVVMTNYIITEGQKMGKCPELPGKHNCSSDADCEGGSFKRTGHGHMTGVCDNATKTCEVLAWCPVENDHNIPDPPLLRSAENYTLFIKNSVTFPIFGVTRSNLVEGIDATYINKCLHNTRDSPLCPIFRLGDIVKESGFNFETIAKVGGAIGIVVDWTCNFDVDVKYCKPTYNFHGLYGNPEETDKARASVGYNFRYAKHYMEGKEQKRTLLKVFGIRIDIIVQSLARKFDIIPTLTAIGSGVGIFGVATVVCDLVLLYLLPKREFYKNMKFKYTDTHGQHDSESLGLDTSSVYFTSEAKTRPGQDTARSNDHDSEAGSTETDESKK from the exons ATGAAGAGCCAAATCACCAACGCCCTCTCTGACTTTTTCTTCGAGTATGAGACCCCGCGCCAGGTGCTGGTCAGGAATAGGAGAGTAGGGGTGGTTTGTCGCCTCATCCAGCTGGGGGTCTTGGCTTACATCATCGG GTGGGTGTTCATCTACGAGAAAGGGTACCAGTCCACAGACACGGCGGTCAGCTCCGTCTTTACCAAAATGAAAGGAGTGGGCTACACCAACGTGAGCGGAGAGGAGAGAGTGTGGGATGTAGCTGACTATGTCTTCCCGCCGCAG GGAGACtcttcatttgtggtgatgactAACTACATTATCACGGAAGGTCAAAAGATGGGAAAGTGTCCGGAG CTCCCAGGCAAGCACAATTGTAGCTCTGACGCCGACTGCGAAGGAGGGAGTTTCAAACGTACGGGACATG gACATATGACTGGTGTGTGTGATAATGCAACAAAGACTTGCGAGGTTCTGGCATGGTGCCCTGTTGAGAATGACCACAACATACCAGA CCCTCCCCTCTTGAGGTCTGCAGAGAACTACACACTGTTCATCAAGAACTCTGTAACATTCCCCATATTTGGTGTGACAAG GAGTAACCTTGTCGAGGGCATTGATGCAACATATATCAACAAATGTCTTCACAATACAAGAGATTCTCCACTGTGTCCCATATTCAGACTGGGAGACATAGTCAAGGAGTCTGGCTTTAATTTTGAAACAATTGCCAAAGTG GGAGGGGCCATTGGCATCGTGGTTGACTGGACATGCAACTTTGATGTGGATGTAAAATATTGCAAACCCACATACAACTTCCATGGACTGTATGGAAACCCCGAAGAGACAGACAAAGCCAGAGCATCAGTTGGCTACAACTTTAG GTATGCAAAACATTATATGGAGGGCAAGGAACAAAAAAGAACCCTCCTAAAAGTGTTTGGCATTCGGATAGATATCATTGTGCAATCGCTG GCCAGAAAATTTGATATCATCCCAACATTAACAGCAATAGGCTCCGGAGTGGGCATTTTTGGCGTG GCTACTGTTGTCTGTGACTTGGTGCTGCTGTATTTGCTTCCCAAAAGAGAATTTTACAAGAACATGAAATTCAAATACACTGACACACACGGACAG CATGACAGCGAGTCGCTCGGTTTAGACACAAGCAGCGTCTATTTCACCAGTGAAGCCAAAACAAGACCAGGCCAAGACACTGCTCGGTCAAAT GACCATGATTCAGAAGCAGGCAGTACAGAGACAGACGAATCCAAA AAGTGA
- the p2rx1 gene encoding P2X purinoceptor 1 isoform X6, with product MKSQITNALSDFFFEYETPRQVLVRNRRVGVVCRLIQLGVLAYIIGWVFIYEKGYQSTDTAVSSVFTKMKGVGYTNVSGEERVWDVADYVFPPQGDSSFVVMTNYIITEGQKMGKCPELPGKHNCSSDADCEGGSFKRTGHGHMTGVCDNATKTCEVLAWCPVENDHNIPDPPLLRSAENYTLFIKNSVTFPIFGVTRSNLVEGIDATYINKCLHNTRDSPLCPIFRLGDIVKESGFNFETIAKVGGAIGIVVDWTCNFDVDVKYCKPTYNFHGLYGNPEETDKARASVGYNFRYAKHYMEGKEQKRTLLKVFGIRIDIIVQSLARKFDIIPTLTAIGSGVGIFGVATVVCDLVLLYLLPKREFYKNMKFKYTDTHGQDHDSEAGSTETDESKTSTNIPLQK from the exons ATGAAGAGCCAAATCACCAACGCCCTCTCTGACTTTTTCTTCGAGTATGAGACCCCGCGCCAGGTGCTGGTCAGGAATAGGAGAGTAGGGGTGGTTTGTCGCCTCATCCAGCTGGGGGTCTTGGCTTACATCATCGG GTGGGTGTTCATCTACGAGAAAGGGTACCAGTCCACAGACACGGCGGTCAGCTCCGTCTTTACCAAAATGAAAGGAGTGGGCTACACCAACGTGAGCGGAGAGGAGAGAGTGTGGGATGTAGCTGACTATGTCTTCCCGCCGCAG GGAGACtcttcatttgtggtgatgactAACTACATTATCACGGAAGGTCAAAAGATGGGAAAGTGTCCGGAG CTCCCAGGCAAGCACAATTGTAGCTCTGACGCCGACTGCGAAGGAGGGAGTTTCAAACGTACGGGACATG gACATATGACTGGTGTGTGTGATAATGCAACAAAGACTTGCGAGGTTCTGGCATGGTGCCCTGTTGAGAATGACCACAACATACCAGA CCCTCCCCTCTTGAGGTCTGCAGAGAACTACACACTGTTCATCAAGAACTCTGTAACATTCCCCATATTTGGTGTGACAAG GAGTAACCTTGTCGAGGGCATTGATGCAACATATATCAACAAATGTCTTCACAATACAAGAGATTCTCCACTGTGTCCCATATTCAGACTGGGAGACATAGTCAAGGAGTCTGGCTTTAATTTTGAAACAATTGCCAAAGTG GGAGGGGCCATTGGCATCGTGGTTGACTGGACATGCAACTTTGATGTGGATGTAAAATATTGCAAACCCACATACAACTTCCATGGACTGTATGGAAACCCCGAAGAGACAGACAAAGCCAGAGCATCAGTTGGCTACAACTTTAG GTATGCAAAACATTATATGGAGGGCAAGGAACAAAAAAGAACCCTCCTAAAAGTGTTTGGCATTCGGATAGATATCATTGTGCAATCGCTG GCCAGAAAATTTGATATCATCCCAACATTAACAGCAATAGGCTCCGGAGTGGGCATTTTTGGCGTG GCTACTGTTGTCTGTGACTTGGTGCTGCTGTATTTGCTTCCCAAAAGAGAATTTTACAAGAACATGAAATTCAAATACACTGACACACACGGACAG GACCATGATTCAGAAGCAGGCAGTACAGAGACAGACGAATCCAAA ACTTCCACTAATATTCCCTTGCAGAAGTGA
- the p2rx1 gene encoding P2X purinoceptor 1 isoform X3 — MKSQITNALSDFFFEYETPRQVLVRNRRVGVVCRLIQLGVLAYIIGWVFIYEKGYQSTDTAVSSVFTKMKGVGYTNVSGEERVWDVADYVFPPQGDSSFVVMTNYIITEGQKMGKCPELPGKHNCSSDADCEGGSFKRTGHGHMTGVCDNATKTCEVLAWCPVENDHNIPDPPLLRSAENYTLFIKNSVTFPIFGVTRSNLVEGIDATYINKCLHNTRDSPLCPIFRLGDIVKESGFNFETIAKVGGAIGIVVDWTCNFDVDVKYCKPTYNFHGLYGNPEETDKARASVGYNFRYAKHYMEGKEQKRTLLKVFGIRIDIIVQSLARKFDIIPTLTAIGSGVGIFGVATVVCDLVLLYLLPKREFYKNMKFKYTDTHGQHDSESLGLDTSSVYFTSEAKTRPGQDTARSNGNSCASVMQDHDSEAGSTETDESKK; from the exons ATGAAGAGCCAAATCACCAACGCCCTCTCTGACTTTTTCTTCGAGTATGAGACCCCGCGCCAGGTGCTGGTCAGGAATAGGAGAGTAGGGGTGGTTTGTCGCCTCATCCAGCTGGGGGTCTTGGCTTACATCATCGG GTGGGTGTTCATCTACGAGAAAGGGTACCAGTCCACAGACACGGCGGTCAGCTCCGTCTTTACCAAAATGAAAGGAGTGGGCTACACCAACGTGAGCGGAGAGGAGAGAGTGTGGGATGTAGCTGACTATGTCTTCCCGCCGCAG GGAGACtcttcatttgtggtgatgactAACTACATTATCACGGAAGGTCAAAAGATGGGAAAGTGTCCGGAG CTCCCAGGCAAGCACAATTGTAGCTCTGACGCCGACTGCGAAGGAGGGAGTTTCAAACGTACGGGACATG gACATATGACTGGTGTGTGTGATAATGCAACAAAGACTTGCGAGGTTCTGGCATGGTGCCCTGTTGAGAATGACCACAACATACCAGA CCCTCCCCTCTTGAGGTCTGCAGAGAACTACACACTGTTCATCAAGAACTCTGTAACATTCCCCATATTTGGTGTGACAAG GAGTAACCTTGTCGAGGGCATTGATGCAACATATATCAACAAATGTCTTCACAATACAAGAGATTCTCCACTGTGTCCCATATTCAGACTGGGAGACATAGTCAAGGAGTCTGGCTTTAATTTTGAAACAATTGCCAAAGTG GGAGGGGCCATTGGCATCGTGGTTGACTGGACATGCAACTTTGATGTGGATGTAAAATATTGCAAACCCACATACAACTTCCATGGACTGTATGGAAACCCCGAAGAGACAGACAAAGCCAGAGCATCAGTTGGCTACAACTTTAG GTATGCAAAACATTATATGGAGGGCAAGGAACAAAAAAGAACCCTCCTAAAAGTGTTTGGCATTCGGATAGATATCATTGTGCAATCGCTG GCCAGAAAATTTGATATCATCCCAACATTAACAGCAATAGGCTCCGGAGTGGGCATTTTTGGCGTG GCTACTGTTGTCTGTGACTTGGTGCTGCTGTATTTGCTTCCCAAAAGAGAATTTTACAAGAACATGAAATTCAAATACACTGACACACACGGACAG CATGACAGCGAGTCGCTCGGTTTAGACACAAGCAGCGTCTATTTCACCAGTGAAGCCAAAACAAGACCAGGCCAAGACACTGCTCGGTCAAAT GGGAATTCCTGTGCTTCTGTGATGCAGGACCATGATTCAGAAGCAGGCAGTACAGAGACAGACGAATCCAAA AAGTGA